A window of the Streptomyces griseochromogenes genome harbors these coding sequences:
- a CDS encoding XdhC family protein, with product MTSTELLTRADVLRHGRTPFVLATVVHAERPTSAKPGDSALVLPDGTVEGFVGGTCAETTVRLQGLRVLETGESLLLRITPGADTGTEGAQESVEGLVTVANPCLSGGTLDIFLEANLPPALAYVYGHAPIARALLDVGRVLGLDARPASPGEPLPPDLDVVVIATHGRDEETVLIEAARAGIPYIGLVASPKRGAAVLAGLDVTEEQRAHVHTPAGLDIGARTPGEIALSVYAEIIALRPKAARAVRPGADSASPQAVAEGVDPVCGMTVTITPGTLALDRAGSRVYFCGPGCRHAFADDPSRYAHA from the coding sequence ATGACGAGCACCGAACTGCTGACCCGGGCGGACGTGCTCCGGCACGGCCGGACCCCGTTCGTCCTGGCCACCGTCGTCCACGCGGAACGGCCCACGAGCGCCAAGCCCGGGGACAGCGCGCTGGTGCTGCCCGACGGCACCGTCGAGGGCTTCGTGGGCGGCACCTGCGCCGAGACGACGGTGCGACTGCAGGGCCTGCGCGTGCTGGAGACCGGCGAGTCGCTGCTGCTGAGGATCACGCCCGGCGCGGACACCGGCACCGAAGGCGCGCAGGAGTCTGTCGAAGGCCTGGTCACGGTGGCCAATCCCTGTCTGTCGGGCGGGACGCTCGACATCTTCCTGGAGGCCAACCTTCCGCCGGCGCTGGCGTACGTCTACGGACACGCCCCGATCGCCCGCGCCCTGCTCGACGTCGGTCGCGTGCTCGGCCTCGACGCCCGGCCGGCCTCGCCAGGGGAGCCGCTGCCGCCCGATCTGGACGTCGTCGTCATCGCCACACACGGCCGCGACGAGGAGACCGTGCTGATCGAGGCCGCACGTGCCGGGATCCCGTACATCGGGCTGGTGGCCAGTCCGAAGCGCGGCGCGGCGGTGCTCGCCGGGCTGGACGTCACCGAGGAACAACGCGCGCACGTCCACACCCCGGCCGGTCTGGACATCGGCGCGCGGACCCCCGGGGAGATCGCGCTGTCGGTGTATGCCGAGATCATCGCCTTGCGGCCGAAGGCGGCCCGAGCCGTGCGCCCCGGAGCCGACTCCGCCTCGCCGCAGGCCGTGGCTGAGGGCGTGGATCCCGTGTGCGGCATGACCGTGACGATCACGCCCGGCACCCTGGCACTGGACCGGGCCGGCAGCAGGGTGTACTTCTGCGGGCCGGGGTGCCGGCACGCCTTCGCCGACGACCCCTCCCGTTACGCGCATGCCTGA
- a CDS encoding AAA family ATPase has translation MPDLDPLVPDVPALRSCLDAVGYLADDALATALLLAVRMRQPILLEGEPGVGKTEAARALAAVLDTPLIRLQCYEGLSSAEALYEWNYPRQLLAIRLAESRGEPLRDADLFTEDYLLPRPLLAAICHPGPRPAVLLVDEVDRADDEFEAFLLELLADAAVTIPELGTRTAAVPPVAVLTSNRTRDLHDALKRRCLYHWIDYPDTARVAAIIRRRVPEAAEWLAPRVARAVARLRARQELTKPPGIAEAIDWAGALHTLGLSVLDADAADRTLGAVLKYAEDLEAVRRAGLAELIDAEAGTDA, from the coding sequence ATGCCTGACCTCGACCCCCTCGTACCCGATGTCCCCGCCCTGCGCTCGTGTCTCGACGCAGTCGGATACCTGGCCGACGATGCCCTGGCCACGGCGCTGCTGCTGGCCGTGCGGATGCGGCAGCCGATCCTGCTGGAGGGCGAGCCCGGCGTCGGCAAGACCGAGGCGGCCCGCGCGCTCGCCGCCGTGCTGGACACCCCACTGATCCGGCTGCAGTGCTACGAGGGACTGTCCTCGGCCGAGGCCCTGTACGAGTGGAACTACCCCCGGCAGCTACTGGCCATCCGGCTGGCCGAATCCCGCGGGGAGCCCCTGCGGGACGCCGACCTGTTCACCGAGGACTACCTGCTGCCACGGCCGCTGCTCGCCGCGATCTGCCACCCTGGGCCCCGGCCGGCGGTGCTGCTCGTCGACGAGGTGGACCGCGCCGACGACGAGTTCGAGGCGTTCCTGCTGGAACTGCTCGCCGATGCCGCGGTCACCATCCCCGAACTCGGCACCCGGACGGCCGCGGTGCCGCCGGTGGCCGTACTGACCTCCAACCGGACCCGGGATCTGCACGACGCGCTCAAACGCCGCTGCCTCTACCACTGGATCGACTACCCGGACACCGCACGAGTCGCCGCGATCATCCGCAGACGGGTGCCGGAGGCGGCCGAGTGGCTGGCCCCGCGCGTGGCACGGGCGGTGGCGCGCCTGCGTGCCCGGCAAGAGCTGACCAAGCCGCCCGGCATCGCCGAGGCGATCGACTGGGCCGGCGCGCTGCACACACTGGGCCTGTCCGTCCTCGACGCCGACGCCGCCGACCGCACCCTGGGGGCGGTACTCAAGTACGCCGAGGACCTGGAGGCCGTGCGCCGGGCCGGACTGGCGGAGCTGATCGATGCGGAGGCCGGCACCGATGCCTGA
- a CDS encoding vWA domain-containing protein: MPDLPGLAAAFTTALHDAGIPVGPDRTRSFARALTLLAPSTTRELRHCALATLVSDPEQIEPFDAVFREVFGGPADREVRRGQSGDPARSLPRTLPGRVPGAREATADGRGRESDAQRREDPVPLAASPLDRLASRDFADLSAEELARLSGVMRTLVLRTPTRPSRRHRAAHHGARIDVRRTLSDSRRTGGYPLRLRRFVPRTRPRDLVVLCDISGSMEPYARAMLQLLYCAARATHAEVFSFATRLTRLTPVLRRAGPDDALARAGQAAPDWSGGTRIAECLAEFNERFGRRGMAHGAVVAIISDGWDTGAPADLAIHMARLSRVAYRVVWVNPRTASPRYRPLVAGMAAALPYCDAVVSAHNLAALDDFTAALSAPRRRR; the protein is encoded by the coding sequence ATGCCTGATCTGCCGGGACTGGCCGCCGCGTTCACGACCGCCCTGCACGACGCGGGGATCCCGGTGGGCCCCGACCGCACCCGCAGCTTCGCTCGGGCGCTCACCCTGCTGGCACCGTCGACGACGCGCGAGCTGCGGCACTGCGCGCTCGCCACCCTGGTGTCCGACCCCGAGCAGATCGAGCCGTTCGACGCGGTCTTCCGCGAGGTCTTCGGCGGCCCGGCCGACCGCGAGGTGCGGCGCGGGCAGTCCGGTGACCCGGCGCGCTCGCTCCCGCGCACCCTTCCCGGCCGCGTCCCCGGCGCCCGCGAGGCCACCGCGGACGGACGCGGCCGGGAGTCCGACGCACAGCGGAGGGAGGATCCCGTACCCCTCGCCGCCAGTCCGCTCGACCGTCTCGCGAGCCGCGACTTCGCGGACCTGTCCGCCGAGGAACTGGCGCGGCTCTCCGGCGTGATGCGCACCCTCGTGCTCCGCACCCCGACCCGGCCGTCCCGCCGGCACCGCGCCGCACATCACGGTGCGCGCATCGACGTACGCCGCACCCTCTCCGACAGTCGGCGCACCGGCGGATACCCGCTGCGGCTGCGCCGCTTCGTGCCCCGCACCCGCCCGCGCGACCTCGTCGTGCTCTGTGACATCTCCGGATCGATGGAGCCGTATGCCCGCGCGATGCTGCAACTGCTCTACTGTGCCGCCCGCGCCACCCACGCCGAGGTCTTCTCCTTCGCCACCCGCCTCACCCGCCTCACGCCCGTCCTCCGGCGGGCCGGGCCGGACGACGCCCTGGCCCGGGCCGGACAGGCGGCCCCGGACTGGTCCGGGGGCACCCGGATCGCGGAATGCCTGGCGGAGTTCAACGAGCGGTTCGGCCGACGCGGCATGGCGCACGGCGCCGTGGTCGCCATCATCTCGGACGGCTGGGACACCGGCGCGCCCGCCGACCTCGCCATCCACATGGCGCGGCTGTCCCGGGTCGCCTACCGCGTCGTATGGGTCAACCCGCGCACGGCAAGCCCGCGCTACCGTCCGCTCGTGGCCGGCATGGCCGCGGCACTGCCCTACTGCGACGCCGTTGTCAGCGCCCACAACCTCGCGGCCCTGGACGACTTCACCGCCGCTCTGTCCGCCCCGCGCCGCCGCCGATGA
- a CDS encoding aliphatic sulfonate ABC transporter substrate-binding protein → MSAARPLTTLRTIAVITALPLLLTACGYGSKSTDDGKKAAVAAGAKKLSADEVRIGYFPNLTHATALVGDQEGLFQKELGGTAIKPSTFSAGPSEIEALNAGSIDIGWIGPSPAINGYTKSNCKNLRIIGGSASGGVKLVVNPKKIKSLKDVKGKKIATPQLGNTQDVAFLNWIADQGWKVDAQSGKGDVSVVRTDNKITPDAYKSGSVDGAWVPEPTASKLVAEGGKVLLDEASLWPDKKFVITNIVVRQAFLKEHPDVVEAVLRGSVKTNEWINANPEKAKAAANTALKELSGKALPAGVIDPAWKSITFLDDPLASTLSTEAEHAVKAGLLDKPDLKGIYDLTLLNKVLKADGKDEVDDAGLGTK, encoded by the coding sequence GTGTCTGCCGCAAGACCGCTCACCACCCTGCGCACCATCGCCGTCATCACGGCGCTGCCTCTCCTGCTGACCGCCTGCGGGTACGGATCCAAGTCCACCGACGACGGGAAGAAGGCCGCGGTCGCGGCGGGCGCCAAGAAGCTCTCCGCCGATGAGGTCAGGATCGGCTACTTCCCCAACCTCACGCACGCCACCGCCCTCGTGGGCGACCAGGAGGGCCTGTTCCAGAAGGAGCTCGGCGGCACCGCGATCAAGCCCTCCACCTTCAGCGCCGGGCCGTCCGAGATCGAGGCGCTGAACGCCGGGTCCATCGACATCGGCTGGATCGGTCCCTCCCCCGCCATCAACGGCTACACCAAGTCGAACTGCAAGAACCTGCGCATCATCGGCGGTTCCGCCTCCGGCGGCGTGAAGCTCGTCGTCAACCCGAAGAAGATCAAGTCCCTGAAGGACGTCAAGGGCAAGAAGATCGCCACGCCTCAGCTGGGAAACACGCAGGACGTGGCGTTCCTCAACTGGATCGCGGACCAGGGCTGGAAGGTCGACGCGCAGAGCGGCAAGGGCGACGTCTCCGTCGTCCGCACCGACAACAAGATCACTCCGGACGCCTACAAGTCCGGCTCCGTCGACGGCGCCTGGGTGCCCGAGCCGACCGCGTCCAAGCTGGTCGCCGAGGGCGGCAAGGTGCTGCTGGACGAGGCGTCGCTGTGGCCGGACAAGAAGTTCGTGATCACGAACATCGTCGTGCGGCAGGCCTTCCTCAAGGAGCACCCGGACGTGGTCGAGGCGGTGCTGCGCGGCTCGGTGAAGACCAATGAGTGGATCAACGCCAACCCGGAGAAGGCGAAGGCGGCCGCCAACACGGCGCTGAAGGAGCTGTCGGGCAAGGCACTGCCCGCCGGCGTCATCGACCCTGCCTGGAAGTCCATCACCTTTCTCGACGACCCTCTGGCCTCGACGCTCAGCACCGAGGCCGAGCACGCGGTGAAGGCCGGTCTGCTGGACAAGCCCGACCTGAAGGGCATCTACGACCTCACGCTGCTGAACAAGGTCCTCAAGGCCGACGGCAAGGACGAGGTCGACGACGCCGGTCTCGGCACCAAGTAG
- a CDS encoding RrF2 family transcriptional regulator → MRISARADYAVRAALQLAASRDDGPMKAEAIADAQDIPHKFLESILNDMRRGGLVLSQRGGSGGYRLARPAESISIADVIRVVDGPLVSVRGVRPPELSYTGPAESLLPLWIALRSNVREILDGVSLADVAAARLPAEVSALSDAPAAWANP, encoded by the coding sequence ATGCGGATCTCAGCCAGGGCGGACTACGCGGTACGTGCCGCGCTGCAGCTCGCCGCGTCACGGGACGACGGACCGATGAAGGCCGAGGCCATCGCCGACGCTCAGGACATCCCGCACAAATTCCTCGAAAGCATCCTGAACGACATGCGCAGGGGCGGTCTCGTCCTCAGCCAGCGCGGGGGCAGCGGCGGCTATCGGCTGGCCAGGCCCGCCGAGTCCATCAGCATCGCCGACGTCATCCGCGTCGTGGACGGACCGCTGGTCTCGGTGCGCGGGGTCCGCCCTCCGGAGCTGTCGTACACCGGCCCGGCCGAGTCGCTGCTCCCCTTGTGGATCGCATTGCGGTCCAACGTGCGCGAGATCCTCGACGGCGTGTCGCTGGCCGACGTCGCGGCCGCCCGACTACCGGCCGAGGTATCGGCGTTGAGCGATGCCCCAGCGGCGTGGGCAAACCCCTGA
- a CDS encoding acyl-CoA dehydrogenase family protein: protein MGVAAAPSGPNSESDRNGPGRAQWLRVARETADDLATDAVDREQAGKAPFDEVSRLREAGLLTLLVPAESGGGGTDWLTAYAVVREIAAADAAIGQLLGCHYFLSWSARFFTEPSPAARVEGQSAAEQWCWGGGFARQEPPLVLTRTGGGHVLDGRQSYATGVLVADRLAVRAVRADTGEPLAVVVDPARPGVGIDGDADTFGQRLAAGGSVEFDAVPVADHDVLGSLSADEDVLSPPAALVAPVGRLLSVQLRLGMAEGVLAEAREYSRASHSPWHPAWPVGPAQDPQVLAAYGELTVLTRSASALTDQALQAVHGGLALGEDLTYDEYADISVLVAMAEAAASRAAQESAARALDIVGARSASARLGFDRFWRNARTHTLYEPVAHRLRDVGDYFLNGAHPPFVLPA, encoded by the coding sequence ATGGGCGTTGCCGCTGCGCCGTCCGGCCCCAATTCGGAGTCCGACCGGAACGGGCCCGGCCGTGCGCAGTGGCTGCGCGTGGCCCGCGAGACGGCGGACGACCTGGCCACCGACGCGGTGGACCGGGAGCAGGCGGGCAAGGCCCCGTTCGACGAGGTGTCCCGCCTGCGCGAGGCGGGGCTGCTGACGCTCCTCGTACCGGCCGAGTCCGGGGGAGGCGGCACGGACTGGCTCACGGCCTACGCCGTGGTCCGGGAGATCGCCGCGGCCGACGCTGCGATCGGTCAACTCCTCGGCTGCCACTACTTCCTGTCGTGGAGCGCGCGGTTCTTCACCGAGCCCTCTCCAGCCGCCCGGGTCGAGGGACAGTCCGCGGCGGAACAGTGGTGCTGGGGTGGTGGATTCGCCCGCCAGGAACCCCCGCTCGTCCTGACGAGGACAGGCGGCGGTCATGTGCTCGACGGCCGGCAGAGCTACGCCACCGGGGTCCTGGTCGCCGACCGCCTCGCCGTGCGCGCCGTGCGGGCCGACACCGGGGAACCACTCGCCGTCGTCGTCGATCCCGCCCGGCCCGGCGTCGGGATCGACGGCGACGCCGACACCTTCGGCCAGCGCCTCGCGGCCGGCGGCAGCGTGGAGTTCGATGCCGTACCGGTTGCCGACCACGACGTACTCGGTTCCCTGTCCGCGGACGAGGACGTCCTCTCGCCCCCGGCCGCGCTGGTGGCGCCGGTCGGACGTCTCCTCTCCGTCCAGCTCCGTCTCGGCATGGCCGAGGGAGTGCTCGCCGAAGCCCGGGAGTACAGCCGGGCGAGCCACTCGCCCTGGCACCCCGCCTGGCCGGTCGGCCCTGCCCAGGACCCGCAGGTGCTGGCCGCCTACGGGGAACTCACCGTCCTCACCCGCTCCGCGTCCGCACTCACCGATCAGGCACTGCAAGCCGTGCACGGCGGGCTGGCACTCGGCGAAGACCTCACCTACGACGAGTACGCGGACATCTCCGTCCTCGTGGCCATGGCCGAAGCCGCCGCCTCCCGGGCCGCGCAGGAGTCCGCCGCCCGTGCCCTCGACATCGTCGGCGCCCGCTCCGCGTCTGCACGGCTGGGCTTCGACCGCTTCTGGCGCAACGCCCGGACCCACACCTTGTACGAGCCCGTCGCTCACCGGCTCCGCGATGTCGGGGACTACTTCCTCAACGGCGCGCACCCACCGTTCGTCCTGCCTGCCTGA
- a CDS encoding winged helix-turn-helix domain-containing protein — protein MTTALPAQATTPSGSPLPDLRRLRIVADHAQGGDEGHGAAPLVGYLVLVPEGTDPTELFAKDVTRPEIRPVAYTDSPPVRQTRGDAVRIDTARHAAEADGRELDLTYLEFALLAHLVSHPHHVHTREQLMVRIWGYDHIGDGRTVDVHIARLRRKLGAAHRYRIVTVRRMGYKYVPDQQQSPDSTSCH, from the coding sequence ATGACCACGGCACTTCCGGCCCAGGCCACCACCCCATCGGGTTCGCCACTCCCCGACCTGCGCCGTCTCCGCATCGTCGCAGACCACGCGCAGGGCGGCGACGAGGGACACGGGGCCGCTCCCCTCGTCGGTTACCTCGTGCTCGTCCCCGAGGGCACCGATCCCACCGAGCTCTTCGCCAAGGACGTGACACGGCCGGAGATCCGACCGGTCGCCTACACGGACTCACCTCCCGTGCGGCAGACGAGAGGCGATGCCGTCCGTATCGACACCGCCCGACATGCCGCAGAAGCAGATGGACGCGAACTCGACCTCACCTACCTGGAGTTCGCCCTGCTGGCGCATCTCGTTTCGCATCCGCATCATGTGCACACGCGCGAGCAGCTGATGGTCCGCATATGGGGCTACGACCACATCGGCGACGGCCGCACCGTGGATGTCCACATCGCGCGCCTTCGCCGCAAGCTGGGCGCGGCTCACCGATACCGGATCGTCACGGTGCGGCGCATGGGCTACAAGTACGTGCCCGACCAGCAACAGAGCCCCGACTCGACATCCTGCCATTGA
- a CDS encoding amino acid ABC transporter permease produces the protein MGLTPDSATAPPGATSPGTGPQAPTVPDEPATLTVVPARHYARWAAVVAVVVPAAQFVHGLATNPVWEWGVFRDYVLSETIVEAVWVTLQLTAYATVLGFLLGTVLAFMRLSRSPVLQTVAWTYIWIFRSIPMIVQLVFWFNLSALYQELGVGIPFGPVFWSVDSNTLIGTIGAAVIGLTLHQAAYAAEIVRGGVISVDHGQLEAAAALGIPRLRQIRRIVLPQAMRATLPTAGNEIIGLLKGTSVVYVMSIGELFYQVQVIYGRNGRVIPLLLVATAWYVVLTSLLSIAQYYVERRYARGTNRTPPLTPYQRARRFLRDLRAAAARRSRPVVPVKTLRPLGDSRGAR, from the coding sequence ATGGGACTCACCCCTGACTCCGCCACCGCGCCACCCGGCGCGACTTCACCGGGCACCGGCCCCCAAGCCCCGACCGTCCCGGACGAGCCGGCAACGCTGACGGTCGTTCCCGCCCGTCACTACGCTCGCTGGGCGGCGGTCGTCGCCGTGGTCGTGCCGGCCGCCCAGTTCGTGCACGGGCTGGCCACCAACCCGGTCTGGGAGTGGGGGGTCTTCCGCGACTACGTCCTGTCCGAGACGATCGTCGAGGCGGTGTGGGTGACCCTCCAGCTCACCGCCTACGCCACCGTGCTGGGTTTCCTCCTCGGCACCGTCCTGGCCTTCATGCGGCTCTCGCGCAGCCCGGTGCTGCAGACCGTCGCCTGGACCTACATCTGGATCTTCCGGTCCATCCCGATGATCGTCCAGCTGGTGTTCTGGTTCAACCTGAGCGCGCTGTACCAGGAGCTGGGGGTCGGCATTCCCTTCGGGCCGGTGTTCTGGTCCGTCGACAGCAACACGCTCATCGGCACCATCGGGGCCGCCGTCATCGGGCTGACGCTGCACCAGGCCGCCTACGCCGCCGAGATCGTCCGCGGCGGTGTCATCTCCGTCGACCACGGGCAGCTGGAAGCCGCGGCCGCGCTGGGCATCCCCCGGTTGCGGCAGATCCGCCGGATCGTGCTGCCGCAGGCCATGCGCGCCACCCTGCCCACGGCCGGCAACGAGATCATCGGCCTGCTCAAGGGCACCTCGGTGGTCTACGTGATGTCCATCGGCGAGCTGTTCTACCAGGTGCAGGTGATCTACGGCCGCAACGGCCGGGTGATCCCGCTGCTGCTGGTCGCCACCGCCTGGTACGTGGTGCTGACCTCCCTGCTGTCGATCGCGCAGTACTACGTCGAGCGACGTTACGCCCGGGGCACCAACCGCACCCCGCCGCTCACCCCGTATCAGCGTGCCCGGCGCTTCCTACGCGATCTGCGTGCGGCGGCGGCCCGGCGCAGCCGGCCCGTCGTACCCGTCAAGACCCTCAGACCACTGGGAGACAGCCGAGGAGCGAGGTGA
- a CDS encoding amino acid ABC transporter ATP-binding protein, with protein sequence MVDVRGVHKSFGPLEVLRGVDLEVRTGEVTVILGPSGSGESTLLRTINHLEKVNRGWISIDGELIGYRRSGGKLYELKEKDILKQRTHLGFVFQNFNFFPHLTVLDNLVEAPVSALGRPRQEAEETARRLLERVGLADKADAYPRQLSGGQQQRVAIARALALAPKVLLFDEPTSALDPELVGEVLDVIKDLARTGTTMIVVTHEIGFAREVADTVVFMDGGVVVEQGPPTAVLDDPRQERTRAFLSKVL encoded by the coding sequence ATGGTGGACGTCCGTGGCGTCCACAAGAGCTTCGGCCCGCTGGAAGTGCTCCGCGGCGTCGACCTGGAGGTCCGCACCGGCGAGGTCACCGTGATCCTCGGCCCGTCCGGCTCGGGGGAATCCACGCTGCTGCGCACCATCAACCACTTGGAGAAGGTCAACCGCGGCTGGATCAGCATCGACGGCGAGCTCATCGGCTACCGCCGCTCGGGCGGCAAGCTGTACGAGCTGAAGGAGAAGGACATCCTGAAGCAGCGCACCCACCTCGGGTTCGTCTTCCAGAACTTCAACTTCTTCCCGCATCTGACCGTGCTGGACAACCTCGTCGAGGCCCCCGTCTCCGCGCTGGGCCGCCCGCGCCAGGAGGCAGAGGAGACTGCCCGCCGGCTCCTGGAGCGGGTCGGCCTCGCCGACAAGGCCGACGCCTACCCGCGGCAGCTCTCCGGCGGCCAGCAGCAGCGCGTGGCCATCGCCCGCGCGCTCGCCCTCGCGCCGAAGGTCCTGCTCTTCGACGAGCCCACCTCGGCGCTCGACCCGGAACTCGTCGGCGAAGTCCTCGACGTCATCAAGGACCTGGCCCGCACCGGAACCACCATGATCGTCGTGACCCATGAGATCGGCTTCGCCCGCGAGGTCGCCGACACCGTGGTGTTCATGGACGGTGGGGTCGTCGTGGAGCAAGGGCCGCCCACGGCCGTCCTGGACGACCCGCGGCAGGAACGCACCCGCGCCTTTCTCTCCAAGGTCCTCTGA
- a CDS encoding ABC transporter substrate-binding protein yields the protein MSTLPQVLGLARTGGAPTARRSAAVALGLTSALVLAACGNPSDGGTTEVAASKGTNTKINISPDQNRITTDKVDSIAAEVPEAIRRRGTLETVGSSGSAAPLTFYATDDKTVIGVEPDIAHLVADVLGLEPRINTVSWENIFVGLDSGKYDVGFSNITDTEERKEKYDFASYREDNLGFEAKKGSGLKVTGPKDVAGRTVAVGSGTNQEKLLVEWSKEDVKAGLKPVSIKYYQNDSDTYLALQSGRIDLYLGPNPTAAYHAATTGRTEVVGTYSGAGATLQGLIAATTKKDNGLVKALADALDEIIHNGTYARVLERWGLSGEGVAKSEINPPGLPRTNK from the coding sequence GTGTCCACCCTCCCCCAAGTTCTCGGCCTCGCTCGAACAGGGGGCGCCCCCACCGCCCGCCGCTCCGCCGCAGTCGCGCTCGGACTGACCTCCGCCCTCGTCCTCGCCGCCTGCGGCAACCCTTCCGACGGCGGCACCACCGAGGTCGCGGCCTCGAAGGGCACCAATACAAAGATCAACATCAGCCCTGACCAGAACCGCATCACCACGGACAAGGTCGACTCCATCGCCGCCGAGGTCCCGGAAGCGATCCGCAGGAGAGGCACCCTGGAGACGGTCGGCTCCTCCGGCTCCGCCGCGCCGCTCACCTTCTACGCCACCGACGACAAGACCGTCATCGGTGTCGAGCCCGACATCGCCCACCTGGTCGCCGACGTCCTCGGCCTCGAGCCGCGCATCAACACGGTCTCCTGGGAGAACATCTTCGTCGGCCTCGACAGTGGCAAGTACGACGTCGGCTTCAGCAACATCACCGACACCGAGGAGCGCAAGGAGAAGTACGACTTCGCCTCCTACCGCGAGGACAACCTCGGCTTCGAGGCGAAGAAGGGCAGCGGCCTGAAGGTCACCGGGCCCAAGGACGTGGCGGGCAGGACGGTCGCCGTGGGCAGCGGCACCAACCAGGAGAAGCTGCTCGTCGAGTGGAGCAAGGAGGACGTGAAGGCCGGCCTCAAGCCGGTGAGCATCAAGTACTACCAGAACGACAGCGACACCTACCTCGCCCTCCAGTCCGGCCGGATCGACCTCTACCTCGGCCCCAATCCGACCGCCGCCTATCACGCGGCCACCACCGGGAGGACGGAGGTCGTCGGCACCTACTCAGGCGCCGGTGCCACTCTCCAGGGCCTTATCGCGGCCACCACCAAGAAGGACAACGGACTGGTCAAGGCGCTCGCCGACGCCCTCGACGAGATCATCCACAACGGCACCTACGCCAGGGTGCTGGAGCGCTGGGGCCTGTCCGGCGAAGGCGTGGCGAAGTCGGAGATCAACCCGCCCGGCCTGCCCAGGACCAACAAGTAG
- the ssuE gene encoding NADPH-dependent FMN reductase — MATVLSVSGSPSATSRTARLLRHLDRRLTAQGHEVIPLDVRTIPAEALLGADFRHPAIVEATALVDRADGVVIGTPVYKAAYSGLLKSLLDLLPQYGLAGKTVLPLATGGTTAHVLAIDYALRPVLSSMGAAHIVQGRFTLDKDIAVGDDGTLTVAPGPAEALAQIVDQFSEALGSRTALLAAAG; from the coding sequence ATGGCCACCGTCCTGTCCGTCTCCGGAAGTCCCTCCGCCACCTCTCGCACCGCCCGCCTGCTGCGCCACCTGGACAGGCGGCTCACGGCCCAGGGACACGAGGTGATCCCGCTGGACGTCCGCACCATCCCCGCCGAGGCCCTCCTCGGCGCCGACTTCCGGCATCCGGCGATCGTCGAGGCGACCGCGCTGGTCGACCGCGCCGACGGGGTCGTGATCGGCACGCCCGTCTACAAGGCCGCCTATTCCGGGCTGCTGAAGTCGTTGCTCGATCTGCTGCCGCAGTACGGTCTGGCCGGCAAGACCGTCCTTCCGCTGGCGACCGGCGGAACCACGGCGCACGTCCTGGCGATCGACTACGCCCTGCGCCCGGTGCTCAGCTCCATGGGCGCAGCGCACATCGTCCAGGGTCGGTTCACGCTGGACAAGGACATCGCGGTGGGCGATGACGGCACGCTGACCGTCGCGCCGGGTCCGGCCGAGGCCCTCGCACAGATCGTCGATCAGTTCTCCGAAGCCCTCGGCAGTCGTACAGCCCTGCTGGCGGCCGCCGGATGA